GTCCCCGAATTCTTTAATCGGGGAACATTCGGGGACAAGCTTGGGATTTGATATGGATTCGACTTAGCTCACCACAGGTTTGGGATTTCCGGCTTGCCCCGTTGGATCTGTATCCCACGGGGCTTGTCCGGCTTAGGTCATATCATTTATTTTTCTTGAAAATAAGAGGTTGTAAGTACTATTTTACAACGGCTCAATTTTATACCTATCAGTTGCACAATTCCTGGGGGAAAAGCAACTCCTTTTTATCTGTGTTTCACATCATGTCGGGAGGGTCCTATGAAAGGGCAAAGCTTTTACCACGCTCATTTTGATGGCAGCATTGGAGAGTACGGTCCAATCTTTTTTAAAAACCTCATCTTAACAATTCTTACCCTGGGAATCTACAGCGCCTGGGCTGCCACCGAAAATCGCAAATATTTTCTTTCCCATTTAGAAATTGCCAGTAAAAGATATTTTTATCATGGCACAGGGCTTGAGCTGCTTATTGGACGCTTAAAAGCAATGGGAATTCTTCTAATTGTAGCTTTAGCTTACGTTTTACTCTTTATAACTTTCCCGAAACTTTTGGATGACACCTATTTTATTGCGGGACTATCTTTATTTGTCTTTCTTTTCACCCTGCTCCCTGTTGCGATTGTCTGGATGCTCAAATACCGTTTGTCACGAACAAGTTGGAATAACATCCGCATGAACTTTAGCGGCGACTGGCGGGAATTTTTGCCAATCTATGTAAATGGTGCTTTGCTGACTCTCCTCACCCTTGGCTTTTATGCCCCATTTTTTACAGTTCGAGTTTACGATTATTTGATTGGCAAATCCCGGGTAGGAAACAAGCACTACCGTTTTGATGGCGATGGCAGGGAGCTTTTTCCCCTCTTTTTAAGAGGAGTCGTTCTAACTTTACTGACACTTGGGATTTACTATTTCTGGTTCCTGGCTGATTATTACAGCTATCTTATCAATCACACCACAATCGATGGCTGCAGATATCATTTCAAAGCAACAGGGTTAAGCTTCTTAACGCTAATTGTACCCAACGGTTTG
The sequence above is a segment of the candidate division KSB1 bacterium genome. Coding sequences within it:
- a CDS encoding DUF898 family protein; its protein translation is MKGQSFYHAHFDGSIGEYGPIFFKNLILTILTLGIYSAWAATENRKYFLSHLEIASKRYFYHGTGLELLIGRLKAMGILLIVALAYVLLFITFPKLLDDTYFIAGLSLFVFLFTLLPVAIVWMLKYRLSRTSWNNIRMNFSGDWREFLPIYVNGALLTLLTLGFYAPFFTVRVYDYLIGKSRVGNKHYRFDGDGRELFPLFLRGVVLTLLTLGIYYFWFLADYYSYLINHTTIDGCRYHFKATGLSFLTLIVPNGLILLLTFGLGTPIVFVQSMKFFAKHLYLDANFDPQSMKQGHVDTVNATGEGLHSLLEANL